One window of the Magnolia sinica isolate HGM2019 chromosome 19, MsV1, whole genome shotgun sequence genome contains the following:
- the LOC131235242 gene encoding zinc finger protein BRUTUS-like isoform X2: MSKEEEQVFPLLVDKFTFEEQAALVWQFLCSIPVNMMAEFLPWLSSSISPDEHQDMLKCLRKVVPEEKLLQQVIFTWMERRNTASIGRSCDGDSQIQCCIDSEAGKLRDQTKKGHCACESSKFGKRKQVDSDCNTAASIGGQPINEILHWHSAIRRELKDIAEEARKIQLSGDFSDLSAFNERLQFIAEVCIFHSIAEDKVIFPAVDKELSFAQEHAEEESQFNNFRCLIESIQSAGANSSSAEFYTKLCSHADQIMDTIRKHFHNEEVQVLPLAREHFSLEKQRELLYESLCVMPLKLVERVLPWLVGSLSEEEARSFLQNMHLAAPTSDTALVTLFSGWACKGRPQNVSKSGRFICLSSSAIGGCPVKRMNDIEKDSSQPFCACASQLNTKGESSPVQQDDDKRPVKRVNFSGSCENIDACNESETVKNQKMSCCNQRCCVPGLGVNSNNLGINSLATTKSLRSLSYSSSSAPSLNSSLFIWETDGSSSDIGHTPRPIDNIFKFHKAIRKDLEYLDVESGKLTGCDETFLRQFSGRFRLLWGLYRAHSNAEDEIVFPALESKEALHNVSHSYTLDHKQEEKLFEDISIVLSELSQLHEDLSRINQSAGATGSGFSSSDGHSHDQVRKYNELATKLQGMCKSIRVTLDQHVFREELELWPLFDSHFSVEEQDKIVGRIIGTTGAEVLQSMLPWVTSVLTHEEQNKMMDTWRKATKNTMFSEWLNEWWEGTPVASLQNATESSISPEAMDIQESLDQSDQMFKPGWKDIFRMNQNELESEIRKVSRDSTLDPRRKAYLIQNLMTSRWIAAQQKLPQARTEETTNGEEVPGCSPSFRDPEKQVFGCEHYKRNCKLLAACCNKLFACRFCHDKVSDHSMDRKATLEMMCMRCLKIQAVGPVCKTPSCEGFPMAKYYCNICKFFDDERMVYHCPFCNLCRLGKGLGIDFFHCMTCNCCLGMKLVEHKCREKGLETNCPICCDFLFTSSAAVRALPCGHFMHSACFQAYTCSHYTCPICSKSLGDMAVYFGMLDALLAAEELPEEYRDRCQDILCNDCDKKGTSRFHWLYHKCGFCGSYNTRVIKTETVNSMCSTSN, encoded by the exons GTCTTCCCCTTGCTTGTCGACAAGTTTACATTCGAAGAGCAGGCTGCATTGGTCTGGCAGTTTTTGTGCAGCATCCCTGTGAATATGATGGCAGAGTTTCTTCCATGGCTTTCATCATCTATTTCACCTGATGAGCATCAGGATATGCTGAAATGTTTGCGCAAGGTAGTCCCAGAAGAAAAGCTTCTTCAACAG GTTATATTCACCTGGATGGAGCGGAGAAATACAGCCAGTATTGGTAGAAGTTGTGATGGTGATTCTCAGATCCAATGCTGTATAGATTCTGAGGCTGGAAAATTAAGAGATCAAACTAAAAAAGGGCACTGTGCATGTGAATCTTCAAAATTTGGTAAAAGAAAACAGGTAGATTCAGACTGCAATACTGCTGCTTCAATTGGAGGGCAGCCAATAAATGAAATACTGCATTGGCATAGTGCTATAAGAAGAGAATTGAAGGACATAGCTGAAGAGGCAAGGAAGATACAGCTTTCAGGAGATTTCTCTGATCTATCAGCCTTCAATGAGAGACTGCAATTTATCGCTGAAGTATGCATCTTTCACAG TATTGCTGAGGACAAGGTCATATTCCCTGCAGTAGATAAGGAACTCTCTTTTGCTCAGGAGCATGCCGAAGAAGAGAGCCAATTTAACAATTTTAGGTGCTTGATAGAGAGCATTCAAAGTGCTGGAGCCAATTCATCTTCTGCTGAATTTTATACAAAGCTTTGCTCACATGCTGATCAAATAATGGACACTATACGGAAGCACTTCCACAACGAGGAAGTTCAG GTTCTTCCTCTTGCCCGAGAGCATTTCAGTCTAGAAAAACAGCGAGAACTTCTGTATGAGAGCTTGTGTGTGATGCCATTGAAACTGGTCGAACGTGTCTTACCGTGGCTGGTAGGATCACTAAGCGAAGAAGAAGCGAGGTCATTTCTTCAGAATATGCATTTGGCAG CTCCAACATCTGACACTGCACTGGTCACACTTTTCTCTGGTTGGGCATGTAAAGGTCGTCCCCAAAACGTCTCCAAATCAGGAAGATTCATATGTTTGTCTTCAAGTGCAATCGGTGGCTGTCCAGTGAAAAGAATGAATGATATTGAAAAAGATTCTAGCCAACCATTCTGTGCTTGTGCTTCTCAATTGAATACCAAGGGAGAATCTTCACCTGTGCAACAAGATGATGACAAAAGGCCAGTTAAGCGTGTCAACTTCTCAGGATCGTGTGAAAATATTGATGCTTGTAATGAGTCAGAAACTGTAAAGAACCAAAAAATGTCTTGTTGCAATCAGCGCTGTTGTGTCCCAGGTTTAGGGGTGAACAGCAATAATTTGGGAATAAACTCACTTGCCACTACGAAGTCTCTACGTTCCTTGTCTTACAGCTCTTCTTCTGCACCTTCTCTAAATTCCAGCCTCTTTATCTGGGAAACAGATGGTAGCTCTTCTGACATTGGCCACACACCAAGGCCGATTGACAACATATTCAAATTTCATAAAGCCATCCGTAAAGACTTGGAATATTTGGATGTCGAGTCTGGAAAACTTACGGGTTGTGATGAGACATTTCTTCGACAGTTCAGTGGTAGATTTCGGCTGTTGTGGGGCCTATATAGAGCCCACAGTAATGCTGAGGATGAGATTGTTTTTCCAGCTTTAGAATCCAAAGAGGCTCTTCATAATGTGAGCCACTCTTACACACTAGATCACAAGCAGGAGGAGAAACTATTTGAAGATATCTCAATAGTTCTTTCCGAGCTTTCTCAGCTGCATGAAGATCTGAGCAGAATCAATCAATCTGCTGGTGCTACTGGAAGTGGGTTTAGTTCTTCTGATGGTCATAGTCATGATCAGGTAAGGAAGTACAATGAGCTTGCAACAAAGCTTCAAGGCATGTGTAAATCCATACGTGTCACACTTGATCAGCATGTTTTCCGGGAAGAACTTGAGCTGTGGCCATTGTTTGACAGCCATTTTTCAGTGGAGGAACAGGACAAAATTGTTGGCCGTATAATTGGGACTACGGGGGCAGAAGTGCTCCAATCGATGCTACCATGGGTAACTTCTGTGCTTACTCACGAGGAGCAGAACAAAATGATGGACACTTGGAGGAAGGCAACCAAAAACACAATGTTCAGTGAGTGGCTGAATGAGTGGTGGGAAGGGACTCCTGTGGCATCTTTACAGAATGCAACGGAGAGCAGTATTTCCCCTGAAG CTATGGATATCCAAGAAAGTCTGGACCAGAGCGATCAGATGTTTAAGCCTGGCTGGAAGGATATTTTTCGGATGAATCAGAATGAGCTAGAATCAGAGATAAGAAAGGTTTCTCGAGACTCAACACTCGATCCACGGAGAAAGGCGTATCTGATTCAAAATCTTATGACCAG TCGCTGGATAGCAGCTCAACAGAAGTTGCCTCAAGCAAGAACGGAAGAAACTACAAATGGTGAAGAAGTACCTGGATGCTCTCCATCATTTCGAGATCCAGAGAAGCAAGTGTTTGGTTGTGAGCATTACAAAAGAAATTGCAAACTCCTTGCTGCTTGCTGTAACAAGTTATTCGCATGCAGGTTCTGTCATGATAAAGTCAGTGATCACTCAATGGATAG GAAAGCAACACTAGAAATGATGTGCATGCGCTGTTTGAAGATTCAAGCCGTTGGACCGGTTTGCAAGACCCCTTCTTGTGAGGGATTTCCAATGGCAAAATATTATTGCAATATCTGCAAATTTTTTGATGATGAAAG GATGGTATACCATTGCCCATTTTGCAATTTATGCCGCCTTGGGAAGGGGCTTGGCATCGACTTCTTCCATTgcatgacatgcaattgttgccTAGGAATGAAGTTAGTGGAGCACAAATGCCGAGAGAAGGGACTTGAGACAAACTGCCCCATATGTTGTGATTTTTTATTCACATCAAGTGCAGCAGTCAGAGCCCTTCCTTGTGGCCATTTCATGCATTCAGCCTGCTTTCAG GCATACACTTGCAGTCACTACACGTGCCCGATATGCAGCAAATCCTTGGGAGATATGGCG GTTTACTTCGGTATGCTGGACGCCTTGTTAGCTGCTGAAGAGCTCCCGGAAGAATACAGGGACCGTTGTCAG GATATACTCTGCAACGACTGCGATAAGAAGGGGACATCCCGGTTCCACTGGTTGTACCATAAATGTGGTTTTTGTGGTTCCTACAATACCCGGGTCATCAAGACTGagacggtcaattccatgtgttCCACATCGAACTAG